From a region of the Constantimarinum furrinae genome:
- a CDS encoding DUF3467 domain-containing protein — translation MADQNNKKQQPQQGQINIELDENTAQGIYSNLAIINHSQSEFVVDFVSIMPGVPKSKVKSRIVITPQHAKRFLKALHDNVQRFEKAHGEIKDYQQSPIPINFGPTGEA, via the coding sequence ATGGCAGATCAGAATAATAAAAAACAACAGCCCCAACAAGGACAAATTAATATTGAATTAGATGAAAATACAGCCCAGGGTATTTATAGCAATCTGGCGATCATCAACCATTCCCAATCGGAGTTTGTAGTAGACTTTGTAAGTATAATGCCGGGAGTTCCAAAGAGTAAAGTAAAATCACGAATAGTGATCACACCCCAGCATGCGAAACGTTTTCTGAAGGCTTTGCACGACAATGTACAACGATTTGAGAAAGCTCATGGGGAGATAAAGGACTATCAGCAATCTCCAATTCCAATTAATTTTGGGCCCACGGGAGAAGCTTAG
- a CDS encoding Ig-like domain-containing protein: protein MKTAVHIVQCRRLFFIASSLLYLLFTTVGFAQTQATSVTTGVTFQWTDTQLNPNFPATIKSITIDGLVYESFAAPTSYEMTRVGPNGHAANRIIQNGVNVISNSSNVTWNTAAIAAFRDKNLNHYFLSDSNGRNICNDFAAVETTDAQVQSLYYSPGIPSNQGGLIAISERNANNCYYIAVYGTPVGGGPEQFLGDTFVRPNSTQWGPQFNAPPNGVDYWNSGRVLENNGTIGIAIFKLSDLAPTGSIITRFELTAATADHGDGKAFIIQKYATPLNETGCLDTEFNGSVVTNSVPAGSTFSLVSGPTPAGESFSFNPDGSYSYTPEAGFLGDVTFEYQVCLPFPNAGTCDTSTVTLSYVPWSDPHCVCSSGNADGPMLQN from the coding sequence ATGAAAACAGCTGTACATATCGTTCAGTGTAGAAGATTGTTCTTTATAGCATCAAGTTTACTTTACTTGTTGTTTACTACTGTTGGTTTTGCGCAAACTCAGGCGACCTCGGTGACAACGGGAGTAACCTTTCAGTGGACAGATACTCAGTTAAATCCGAATTTCCCCGCTACTATAAAATCCATTACCATTGATGGTCTCGTTTACGAGTCCTTTGCAGCTCCTACCTCCTACGAAATGACGCGAGTAGGGCCAAACGGACATGCAGCAAACCGAATTATTCAAAATGGAGTTAATGTTATTAGTAACAGTTCGAATGTTACGTGGAATACAGCTGCAATAGCCGCATTTAGAGATAAAAACTTAAATCACTATTTCCTGTCCGATTCAAACGGACGCAATATCTGCAATGATTTTGCAGCCGTTGAAACTACAGATGCACAGGTTCAATCTTTGTATTATTCTCCCGGAATTCCATCGAATCAAGGCGGACTTATAGCTATATCTGAGCGAAATGCGAACAATTGCTATTATATCGCCGTTTACGGAACGCCTGTAGGAGGCGGACCAGAGCAATTTCTTGGAGATACCTTTGTTAGGCCGAACTCAACACAATGGGGTCCCCAATTTAATGCACCTCCTAATGGAGTAGATTATTGGAACTCGGGAAGAGTGTTGGAAAATAACGGAACTATAGGAATTGCCATATTTAAGTTAAGTGATCTGGCGCCAACAGGTTCGATAATTACAAGATTTGAATTAACTGCAGCCACCGCAGATCATGGAGACGGAAAAGCATTTATAATTCAAAAATACGCGACACCGTTGAACGAAACAGGTTGTCTCGATACCGAATTTAATGGTTCTGTTGTTACCAACAGTGTACCGGCCGGCTCAACGTTTTCGTTGGTCTCCGGACCTACTCCGGCAGGGGAATCATTTTCTTTTAATCCGGACGGAAGTTATTCTTATACCCCGGAAGCAGGATTTTTAGGAGATGTAACATTTGAATATCAGGTTTGTTTACCCTTTCCGAACGCAGGAACATGTGATACCTCTACGGTGACTTTATCCTATGTACCATGGTCTGATCCACATTGTGTGTGTTCTTCGGGAAATGCAGACGGACCAATGTTGCAGAATTAA
- a CDS encoding peptide chain release factor 3, translating to MLKKEIQRRRTFGIISHPDAGKTTLTEKLLLFGGAIQEAGAVKSNKIKKGATSDFMEIERQRGISVATSVLAFEYNGIKINILDTPGHKDFAEDTFRTLTAVDSVIVVIDVAKGVEEQTEKLVEVCRMRNIPMIVFINKLDREGKDAFELLDEIEQKLKLRVTPLSFPIGMGYDFKGIYNIWEKNVNLFSGDSRKNIEETIKIEDLKDPELDQLIGEKPANSLRDELELVYEVYPDFNRDEYLNGELQPVFFGSALNNFGVRELLDCFVSIAPTPRPKESDTRLVKPDEKDFSGFVFKIHANMDPKHRDRLAFVKIVSGTFERNTSYLHVRHNKKLKFSSPNAFFAEKKQIVDISYPGDIVGLHDTGNFKIGDTLTEGEEMNYKGIPSFSPEHFKYINNADPMKSKQLEKGIDQLMDEGVAQLFTLELNGRKVIGTVGALQFEVIQYRLEHEYGAKCRYENLNVHKACWVEPKDPKSEEFADFKRVKSKFLAKDKRGQLVFFADSAFTLQMTQSKYPNVKLHFVSEFEKQQ from the coding sequence ATGCTAAAAAAGGAAATTCAAAGACGAAGAACTTTTGGAATCATATCACATCCCGATGCCGGTAAAACCACATTGACCGAAAAGCTATTGCTCTTTGGTGGAGCAATACAGGAGGCCGGAGCCGTAAAAAGCAATAAAATTAAAAAAGGGGCGACCAGTGATTTTATGGAGATAGAACGTCAAAGGGGGATTTCTGTTGCCACTTCCGTATTGGCTTTTGAATATAACGGGATCAAGATCAATATACTAGATACTCCCGGTCACAAGGATTTTGCTGAAGATACTTTTAGAACACTAACAGCTGTGGATAGCGTAATTGTTGTAATAGATGTAGCAAAGGGTGTGGAAGAACAGACCGAAAAACTGGTAGAAGTTTGCCGCATGAGAAACATCCCTATGATCGTTTTTATTAATAAACTGGATAGAGAAGGAAAAGATGCATTCGAGCTTTTGGATGAGATTGAACAAAAGTTAAAACTAAGGGTAACGCCACTTAGTTTCCCCATCGGAATGGGATACGATTTCAAAGGAATTTACAATATCTGGGAAAAGAATGTGAATCTCTTTAGTGGTGATAGCAGAAAGAATATTGAGGAAACCATAAAGATCGAAGATCTTAAAGATCCTGAATTGGATCAACTCATTGGTGAGAAACCGGCCAATTCTCTAAGAGATGAGTTGGAGTTAGTTTATGAGGTCTATCCTGATTTTAACAGAGATGAGTATTTAAACGGGGAGTTACAGCCGGTTTTCTTCGGCTCTGCTCTTAATAATTTTGGAGTTCGTGAATTATTGGATTGTTTTGTTTCTATCGCACCAACGCCCCGGCCAAAAGAAAGTGACACTCGCTTAGTAAAACCCGATGAAAAGGATTTCTCAGGATTTGTGTTTAAAATCCACGCAAATATGGATCCTAAACACCGGGATCGCCTGGCATTTGTGAAAATAGTTTCAGGTACTTTTGAACGAAATACTTCGTATTTGCACGTAAGACATAATAAAAAATTAAAATTTTCTAGTCCGAACGCCTTTTTTGCTGAAAAAAAACAGATCGTTGATATCTCTTATCCCGGAGATATTGTTGGTTTACACGATACAGGAAATTTTAAGATCGGTGACACCCTTACTGAAGGGGAAGAAATGAATTACAAGGGAATTCCAAGTTTTTCACCGGAGCATTTTAAATATATTAACAATGCCGATCCAATGAAGAGTAAGCAATTGGAGAAAGGAATTGACCAATTGATGGATGAGGGCGTTGCTCAGTTATTTACCTTAGAGTTAAACGGAAGAAAAGTAATAGGGACTGTGGGAGCACTACAGTTTGAAGTTATTCAGTATCGTCTTGAACATGAATACGGTGCTAAATGCAGATATGAAAATTTAAATGTCCATAAAGCCTGCTGGGTAGAACCAAAAGATCCAAAAAGTGAGGAATTTGCAGATTTTAAACGTGTAAAATCGAAATTTCTTGCGAAAGACAAACGTGGTCAATTGGTTTTCTTTGCCGATTCGGCGTTTACACTTCAAATGACACAGAGCAAATATCCTAATGTCAAGTTACATTTCGTAAGCGAATTTGAAAAACAGCAATAG